The following proteins are co-located in the Poecile atricapillus isolate bPoeAtr1 chromosome 36 unlocalized genomic scaffold, bPoeAtr1.hap1 SUPER_36_unloc_5, whole genome shotgun sequence genome:
- the LOC131574138 gene encoding phosphoribosylformylglycinamidine synthase-like, translating into PGSALAACVRSSLAPLRYVDDRGVPTERYPLNPNGSGLGVAALCSPCGRHLATMPTPRAVSARLAEPLGRTPRRRRGTEQERQRALAENVPERPGVVPDH; encoded by the coding sequence CCGGGCTCGGCGCTGGCCGCGTGCGTGCGCTCGTCTCTGGCTCCTCTGCGTTACGTCGACGACCGCGGGGTCCCCACCGAGCGCTACCCCCTGAACCCCAACGGCTCCGGGCTGGGCGTGGCCGCGCTCTGCTCGCCCTGCGGCCGCCACCTGGCCACCATGCCAACACCCCGAGCGGTCAGTGCGCGCCTGGCAGAGCCCCTGGGCCGGACGCCACGCCGCCGCCGAGGGACGGAGCAAGAGCGGCAACGGGCCCTGGCTGAGAATGTTCCGGAACGCCCTGGAGTGGTgcctgaccactga